From Solanum lycopersicum chromosome 8, SLM_r2.1, the proteins below share one genomic window:
- the LOC112942053 gene encoding uncharacterized protein translates to MAIDLGVQELIVLGDSYLLIRQAQGEWKTRDIKLLPYRQYVEDLSKRFRYIEFRYIPRFHNDLADALATLASMLPYPGNTYITPLEIQVRDQHGYCNTVEVEPDGEPWYSDIKNFLKTGRCPEHANKSQKRTIRRLANGFFLSGDVLYKRTPDLNLLRCLDAEEAKKIMNEVHARAITFKAVTKKAVVDFVHSNIICRFGISRAIITDNAANLNSNLMKESNGAVEAANKNIKKILRRMVQGTRQWHEKLPFALLGYRTTVRTSIGATPYLLVYGTEAVIPAEVEIPSLQIIVEAEIEDTEWVKTRLEQLTLIDEKRSTAVYFCQLYQQRMARAYNKKVHPRHFEVGQLVLKHVLPHQEEAKGKFSQNWQGPYLVKEVLSKGALHLTDVEGKTTGIIVNADSVKRYYI, encoded by the exons ATGGCAATAGATTTGGGTGTGCAAGAATTAATTGTGTTAGGAGATTCTTATTTGCTTATCCGACAAGCTCAAGGCGAATGGAAAACTCGAGACATCAAGCTCCTTCCATATAGACAATATGTGGAAGATCTCAGCAAAAGGTTCAGGTACATCGAGTTTAGATACATTCCCAGGTTTCATAATGATTTGGCCGATGCCCTGGCTACTTTGGCCTCAATGCTTCCCTATCCTGGAAACACTTACATCACCCCATTGGAGATTCAAGTTCGGGACCAACATGGCTATTGTAATACAGTGGAAGTAGAACCTGATGGTGAGCCATGGTACTCAGACATCAAGAATTTTTTGAAGACAGGGAGATGCCCCGAACATGCCAACAAAAGCCAAAAAAGAACTATTAGACGTCTGGCTAATGGTTTCTTTTTGAGCGGGGATGTTTTGTATAAACGAACTCCGGATTTGAATTTATTGAGATGTTTGGATGCTGAAGAAGCcaagaaaattatgaatgaagtgCACGCTAGG GCGATAACTTTCAAAGCAGTCACTAAGAAGGCGGTTGTGGATTTTGTTCATTCAAACATTATTTGTCGATTTGGTATCTCAAGAGCTATCATAACAGATAATGCCGCAAACCTCAATAGTAATCTGATGAAGGAG TCCAATGGAGCTGTGGAGGCAGCCAACAAGAATATTAAAAAGATTCTCAGAAGGATGGTTCAAGGCACTAGACAATGGCATGAGAAACTGCCTTTTGCACTTTTAGGATATCGTACAACAGTGCGTACCTCGATTGGTGCAACTCCTTATTTGCTGGTGTATGGAACTGAGGCTGTGATTCCAGCAGAAGTTGAAATTCCATCTCTTCAAATTATTGTTGAGGCTGAAATTGAAGATACCGAATGGGTCAAAACCCGACTAGAGCAACTCACATTAATAGACGAGAAACGATCGACGGCTGTCTATTTTTGTCAGCTTTATCAGCAAAGGATGGCTCGTGCATACAACAAAAAGGTGCACCCAAGACACTTTGAAGTAGGTCAACTGGTCTTAAAGCACGTTCTCCCGCACCAAGAAGAAGCCAAGGGAAAGTTTTCCCAAAATTGGCAAGGTCCATATCTTGTCAAGGAAGTATTGTCCAAAGGAGCCCTACACCTTACTGATGTGGAAGGAAAAACCACGGGCATAATTGTTAATGCAGATTCAGTCAAAAGATACTACATCTAA
- the LOC104648691 gene encoding uncharacterized protein: protein MTTNTETVVNPADTPIDSTTRETITVEENRTLRNIMAQLWQAWANGQEPPASIPGFPEITSIRSSSSQVPIPEPFFPLGYGPFDNCGAGLSTTRPEGMPFRNTPTVTTAAPVYTLPQPTVTQRAAQDGQFTTHPEQYYTPGIAFGGPNSVQFSSPIDNERPTPGSEQEEMLKKMKSIEQHMKSMQGLGGHKSVAFKDLCMFPNVHLPPCFKTPKFDKYDGHGDPLAHLKRYCNQLRGAGGKEELLMAYFCESLTGVTSELLIDKEISHWHIWDDMAQDFVRQFQYNVDIMPDHNTLSNTRKKPSKSFREYAIKWREQAARVKPPLNEQELVDIFIEAQDPDYFHHLTAAMGRPFHTAIKIGEMVESGLKTGRIVSQAAIKATTQAIQGGSTSFGNLQGQLSYPQHYYPYAPQYPVSPSPYPVLNAQSYVHPPNRPHFRAPSQGNFRPQQPPYQVPYNSPLMRNYAQDQEQKKKFTQLGESYSSLFQKLRKIGAIECIPRHRLNPNAPGFQANERCEYHSETPGHSTDNYDQNTPNVTNNPLPAENNLVGMVCDDQAYRLLSKMGKLFKKIGEEDKSMKSLTPVASLSAEGVNHDTNVLCVPGVSKGIEVRAAMPKLYVSKGFSSTQHDQSGLTKMKEPIFVKPVQQLPVIDSNPVPWNYNKTAVVYQGKEIVEEVDEAGGLTHSGRCYSLEELRKGKMAENTQVPLKKAVTGEENVEFLKKLKVPDYSIVQQLMKTPAQISLWSLLLHAEEHRLVLNKVLNEAHVPKETTVNQLENMTSRVFESNAITFTNDELPKEGAGNNKALHLTVTCEGYYVKRVMIDGGSVVDICPLSTLQSLKVNTDRIRPSNVFVRAYDGSRRDTIGEIKLNMTIGLVVFTIVFQVMDMETSYNFLLGRPWIHMARAVPSTLHQVVKFEYNNQEITVHGEDNSPIYRDPSVPYIEAKEGCDSVVYQSFEVVSVDRCKEGESIIQSCISSSASMGSELKDSFTPEDIEEIIEDLSQLFCEINMVQVGEGTSHANMQLVGSGVELNNWKATPFPIRKESCSVNDGFDNMSCMRNALPDFKEMFILESPSQEVEYDEEEAFREINRELEQFEHKPKPNLSETETINLGSSEDVKEIKISLHINQEIREAITPLFFEYKDVFAWSYDDMPGLSVDLVVHKLPVYPDCLPVQQKRRKFKSDLSKKIKEEIMKQLNAKVIQVIRYTTWLANVVPMPKKDGKTRVCVDYRDLNKASPKDNFPLPNIHILVDNCAKHKMQSFVDCYARNHQILMDEEDAEKTAFTTPWGTYCYRVMPFGLKNAGATYMRAMNTMFHDMMHKEIKVYVDDVIIKSKTR, encoded by the exons ATGACAACCAATACTGAAACTGTGGTGAATCCAGCAGACACTCCGATTGATTCAACAACAAGAGAGACAATCACTGTTGAAGAAAATCGGACGCTGAGAAATATTATGGCACAATTGTGGCAAGCCTGGGCCAATGGACAAGAACCACCAGCGTCTATTCCTGGTTTTCCTGAGATCACTAGTATTCGATCTTCATCTTCTCAAGTGCCAATACCAGAACCGTTCTTCCCTCTAGGGTATGGTCCATTTGATAATTGTGGGGCCGGGCTATCAACAACACGTCCTGAAGGCATGCCATTTAGGAATACTCCCACTGTCACAACAGCTGCACCAGTCTATACACTCCCACAACCGACTGTGACGCAAAGAGCAGCTCAAGACGGACAATTCACCACTCATCCAGAGCAGTACTATACTCCTGGGATAGCATTTGGGGGCCCTAACTCTGTTCAATTCAGTTCCCCTATTGATAATGAGAGGCCCACTCCAGGCTCAGAGCAAGaagaaatgttgaaaaaaatgaaaagcatCGAGCAACACATGAAGAGCATGCAAGGGTTAGGAGGGCACAAAAGTGTCGCATTCAAAGACTTGTGTATGTTCCCAAATGTCCACCTGCCACCTTGTTTCAAAACCCCTAAGTTTGATAAGTATGACGGACACGGTGATCCCCTAGCCCACCTTAAGAGATACTGTAATCAACTTCGGGGTGCAGGGGGTAAAGAAGAATTGCTCATGGCTTATTTTTGTGAAAGCCTGACTGGTGTTACCTCAGAATTGTTGATAGATAAGGAGATTTCCCACTGGCACATATGGGATGATATGGCTCAAGATTTTGTTAGACAATTTCAGTACAATGTCGACATTATGCCAGATCATAATACACTCTCCAATACAAGAAAAAAACCAAGTAAAAGCTTCAGAGAATATGCTATCAAATGGAGGGAACAAGCAGCCCGAGTTAAGCCCCCATTAAATGAGCAAGAATTGGTTGATATCTTCATAGAGGCTCAAGATCCTGACTACttccaccacctcacagccgcAATGGGAAGACCGTTTCACACAGCAATCAAAATTGGGGAAATGGTCGAAAGTGGTCTCAAAACAGGAAGGATCGTGAGCCAAGCAGCAATCAAAGCTACCACACAGGCCATTCAAGGTGGTTCAACAAGTTTTGGAAATC TTCAGGGACAACTTAGCTATCCTCAGCATTACTACCCTTATGCTCCTCAATATCCAGTATCTCCGTCTCCGTACCCTGTCTTAAATGCTCAGTCATATGTGCATCCTCCCAATCGCCCACATTTTAGGGCCCCATCTCAAGGAAACTTTCGCCCACAACAGCCACCCTATCAAGTCCCTTACAACTCTCCTCTTATGCGAAATTATGCTCAAGATCaagaacagaaaaagaaattcaCTCAATTGGGGGAGTCGTACTCCAGCTTGTTTCAGAAGTTAAGAAAGATAGGAGCGATTGAGTGCATCCCACGACATCGTCTGAATCCAAATGCTCCAGGTTTCCAAGCAAATGAAAGATGTGAATACCATTCAGAAACCCCAGGACACAGCACTGATAATT ATGATCAGAACACTCCCAATGTGACCAATAATCCACTTCCAGCTGAAAACAACTTAGTGGGTATGGTTTGTGATGATCAAGCGTACAGACTCCTCAGCAAAATGGGAAAGTTGTTTAAGAAGattggagaagaagacaagTCAATGAAGAGTTTAACACCAGTTGCCTCTCTGAGTGCGGAAGGTGTCAATCATGACACCAATGTCTTGTGCGTCCCAGGGGTTTCAAAGGGGATTGAAGTTCGAGCTGCTATGCCAAAGTTGTATGTATCAAAAGGCTTTTCATCAACACAACATGACCAAAGTGGCTTGACCAAGATGAAAGAGCCTATTTTTGTTAAGCCTGTTCAACAGCTTCCAGTAATTGATTCAAATCCTGTCCCTTGGAACTATAACAAAACTGCAGTGGTTTATCAAGGAAAGGAGATTGTCGAAGAAGTTGATGAAGCGGGAGGTTTGACACACTCTGGAAGATGTTATTCTCTAGAAGAATTAAGAAAAGGCAAGATGGctgaaaatacccaagtaccacTAAAGAAAGCCGTTACTGGAGAAGAAAATGTAGAATTTCTAAAAAAGCTTAAAGTTCCAGATTACTCTATCGTGCAACAATTGATGAAGACGCCTGCACAGATTTCACTGTGGTCTCTACTTTTGCACGCAGAAGAACATCGTCTTGTGTTGAATAAGGTTTTGAATGAAGCACATGTGCCAAAAGAGACCACAGTAAATCAGTTGGAGAATATGACCAGCCGCGTCTTCGAGTCAAACGCCATCACTTTCACTAATGATGAGTTGCCGAAGGAGGGAGCTGGAAACAACAAAGCTTTGcatcttacagtgacatgtgaAGGTTACTATGTAAAGAGGGTCATGATAGATGGAGGTTCAGTGGTAGACATATGTCCTCTTTCTACGCTCCAAAGCTTGAAAGTTAACACTGACAGAATTCGTCCCAGCAATGTATTTGTGCGAGCTTATGACGGCTCAAGGAGGGATACCATTGGTGAAATCAAGTTAAACATGACAATTGGGCTAGTAGTCTTTACGATTGTGTTCCAAGTAATGGATATGGAAACATCTTATAATTTTCTACTAGGAAGGCCATGGATCCACATGGCTCGAGCTGTCCCATCAACTCTACATCAAGTTGTCAAGTTTGAATACAACAATCAGGAAATCACTGTTCATGGAGAAGACAATTCACCTATTTACAGAGATCCATCCGTCCCATACATTGAGGCAAAGGAAGGATGTGATTCTGTTGTTTACCAGTCTTTTGAGGTTGTATCGGTCGATCGCTGTAAAGAAGGAGAATCTATCATCCAATCATGTATATCTTCTTCCGCTTCAATG GGTTCAGAATTGAAAGATTCATTCACTCCTGAAGATATTGAAGAAATCATTGAGGATCTCAGTCAGTTGTTTTGTGAAATAAATATGGTCCAAGTTGGTGAAGGCACAAGTCATGCTAATATGCAGCTCGTGGGCTCAGGTGTTGAGTTAAACAATTGGAAAGCCACTCCTTTCCCCATAAGGAAGGAGTCGTG TTCTGTAAATGACGGCTTTGATAACATGTCATGCATGCGGAATGCACTCCCTGATTTCAAAGAGATGTTCATTCTTGAATCACCAAGTCAAGAGGTGGAATATGATGAAGAAGAGGCTTTTAGGGAAATTAATAGGGAACTGGAACAGTTTGAGCACAAACCGAAGCCTAATCTTAGTGAAACTGAGACAATCAATTTGGGAAGTTCCGAGGATgttaaggaaataaaaataagtttacaTATCAATCAGGAAATTAGAGAGGCAATAACACCACTTTTTTTTGAGTACAAAGATGTATTTGCTTGGtcttatgatgacatgccaggTTTGAGTGTTGATTTAGTGGTTCATAAGTTGCCCGTTTATCCTGATTGTCTACCCGTCCAACAGAAAAGAAGGAAATTCAAATCGGACTTgagtaaaaaaattaaggaagaaATAATGAAACAATTGAATGCAAAGGTGATCCAAGTTATTCGTTACACTACTTGGTTGGCAAATGTTGTTCCTATGCCGAAAAAGGATGGAAAGACAAGAGTTTGTGTTGACTATCGGGATTTGAACAAGGCTAGTCCAAAAGACAACTTTCCATTGCCAAATATCCACATCTTAGTTGATAATTGTGCAAAACACAAAATGCAATCTTTTGTGGACTGTTATGCGAGGAATCATCAAATCTTGATGGATGAAGAGGATGCTGAGAAAACTGCTTTCACCACTCCATGGGGAACTTATTGCTACAGGGTCATGCCATTTGGTCTTAAAAATGCTGGGGCGACTTACATGAGGGCTATGAACACCATGTTCCATGATATGATGcataaagaaattaaagtaTATGTCGACGACGTAATCATCAAGTCTAAAACACGTTGA